The following are encoded together in the SAR202 cluster bacterium genome:
- a CDS encoding TIM barrel protein produces the protein MIKVGVYATVNDTDGQFSSPMEFTEFAGSIGLDYIDHHPAKGFTSSDPGYLRHLRLLATRNGLAMGPLSAGGSYTGTPEQVRKKIDESKQGVDMAVLLGAPLLRLTAGPPSPSDPDQQRAWDGIVKGFQEVADYAATKAISLGLCNHGPGMPKGDDMVRLFKEINRPNITAIMDTGRWWPNKSTGAEGFGKNEHAYGFMEQVAPYTSHVMTKIWKIDSGREEYVDYDRVCAILKKVNFNGGFSICYKKVYSDLSYRQGIKMAADHIRDCAARAGL, from the coding sequence GTGATAAAAGTCGGCGTGTATGCGACGGTCAACGATACCGACGGGCAGTTCAGCAGCCCGATGGAGTTTACGGAGTTCGCCGGCTCGATAGGGCTGGACTACATTGACCACCACCCTGCAAAGGGCTTCACATCCAGCGACCCGGGATACCTGCGCCACCTCCGCCTGCTCGCCACTCGCAACGGCCTCGCGATGGGCCCGCTCAGCGCCGGCGGCAGCTACACCGGCACGCCTGAGCAGGTTCGGAAGAAGATCGATGAATCGAAACAGGGTGTGGATATGGCGGTCTTGCTCGGCGCTCCCCTGCTCCGCCTGACCGCCGGCCCGCCGTCCCCCTCAGACCCCGACCAACAGCGCGCGTGGGACGGCATCGTCAAGGGCTTCCAGGAAGTAGCGGACTACGCCGCCACCAAGGCGATCTCGCTGGGCCTGTGCAACCACGGTCCCGGTATGCCGAAGGGCGACGATATGGTCCGCCTGTTCAAGGAGATCAACCGGCCGAACATCACGGCGATCATGGACACGGGACGATGGTGGCCGAACAAGTCCACTGGAGCGGAGGGCTTCGGCAAGAACGAGCATGCCTACGGGTTCATGGAGCAGGTGGCACCGTACACTTCGCACGTCATGACGAAGATCTGGAAGATCGACAGCGGCCGCGAGGAGTACGTGGACTACGACAGGGTCTGCGCCATCCTCAAGAAGGTGAATTTCAACGGTGGCTTCTCAATCTGCTACAAGAAGGTCTACTCGGACCTGAGCTACCGCCAGGGCATCAAGATGGCCGCCGACCACATCCGCGACTGCGCCGCCAGGGCGGGTCTCTAG
- a CDS encoding Gfo/Idh/MocA family oxidoreductase, whose translation MPQSKSYKYAVGGIGIGRAGTGRVRTYETHGPCEVVAVADSDAANLELARKRFEAPGYATAAEMFKNHKIDIAVASLPVRANYEVVMAAVKGGVRAIVTEKPFTAKLSDADEMVAVCKAKGIPLASGLVSMNRWNHWKAKEMLHSGELGEIVRINLYDDNAQGGCHGPNLARHFAGAEVDWVSGFVSGDPFNDYEDQDPQGRPGFGGLGGYIRFKNGVECFSTFKETGWRAFEVVCTKGVLYKSSVASRELYILKSGKDKPMSFDDMQPVPDMNELLIEREDEDGGLKYGADGWALPTDGMIHSTKAVVEALDTGKPVKLVTGEDLRQALELCIGLRESARRGNTPVKFPIEDRSLTMYPQRSRWNYKKELMGHEAYMKALSKQVK comes from the coding sequence ATTCCTCAATCGAAATCCTACAAATACGCCGTCGGCGGCATCGGCATCGGCCGGGCCGGCACTGGGCGCGTGCGCACTTATGAGACGCACGGGCCGTGCGAGGTCGTGGCTGTCGCGGACTCCGACGCCGCCAACCTGGAGCTTGCGAGAAAGCGCTTCGAGGCGCCCGGGTACGCCACAGCGGCAGAGATGTTCAAGAACCACAAAATAGACATCGCCGTCGCCTCCCTCCCCGTCCGCGCCAACTACGAGGTGGTAATGGCCGCGGTCAAGGGCGGCGTGCGGGCCATTGTGACCGAGAAGCCCTTCACCGCGAAGCTGTCCGATGCCGACGAGATGGTGGCCGTCTGCAAGGCAAAGGGCATACCTCTGGCCTCCGGCCTTGTATCGATGAACCGGTGGAACCACTGGAAGGCGAAGGAGATGCTCCACTCCGGCGAGCTCGGCGAGATCGTGCGCATCAATCTGTACGACGACAACGCCCAGGGCGGCTGCCACGGCCCCAACCTTGCGCGCCACTTCGCAGGCGCGGAGGTGGACTGGGTGTCCGGCTTCGTCTCCGGCGACCCTTTCAACGACTATGAAGACCAGGACCCACAGGGCAGGCCAGGTTTTGGCGGCCTGGGCGGCTACATCCGCTTCAAGAACGGCGTGGAGTGCTTCAGCACCTTCAAGGAGACGGGCTGGCGCGCGTTCGAGGTAGTCTGCACGAAGGGTGTGCTCTACAAGAGCTCCGTCGCCTCCCGCGAGCTGTACATCCTGAAGTCCGGCAAGGACAAGCCGATGTCGTTCGATGACATGCAGCCGGTGCCCGATATGAACGAGCTTCTGATAGAGCGAGAGGACGAGGACGGCGGGCTCAAGTACGGCGCGGACGGCTGGGCGCTGCCGACCGACGGCATGATCCACAGCACGAAGGCGGTCGTGGAGGCGCTCGATACCGGCAAGCCGGTGAAGCTGGTAACCGGCGAGGACCTGCGGCAGGCGCTGGAGCTCTGCATCGGTCTGAGGGAGTCCGCCCGGCGCGGAAACACGCCGGTGAAATTCCCAATAGAGGACCGCAGCCTCACAATGTACCCCCAGCGCAGCCGCTGGAACTACAAGAAAGAGCTCATGGGCCACGAGGCCTACATGAAGGCGCTGTCGAAGCAGGTGAAGTGA
- a CDS encoding Gfo/Idh/MocA family oxidoreductase, with protein sequence MIPPKKHPVYRVGIIGGGRQGTHHARGFQLNPRTEVVAVADTDPENLKLFCERFKCRGYSTYDEMLAKETLDISAPVLPVKANPGAVIASARAGVKGIFCEKPLAATLKDADAMVEECRKRGIPLAAGLVISSHLDYRKAYRMAADGTIGRVLRINLYEQNHQVGTHGLNLVRKFAGKSEVDYVIGIVENDPHSDYEEAYEKDASWYGSIGGYIKFKNGVECFSSWTGPKWRGIEVIGEKGMIYNWNNTSLGLRLLKTPEAKDRGDHPEMVEVAGVFKPRTPEHEWDEEGWRLPGEPVVETFDALVEAIDKRTADLDITTGDDLRHALEIAVALRESARHGSVPVKLPIADRSQAMYPEKWRWHYKKDVYGAEWYREQMQTHIRK encoded by the coding sequence ATGATTCCTCCAAAGAAGCATCCGGTCTACCGCGTCGGCATAATCGGCGGCGGCCGTCAGGGCACGCACCACGCGCGAGGCTTCCAGCTGAACCCGCGGACAGAGGTCGTCGCCGTCGCGGACACCGACCCGGAGAACCTCAAGCTCTTCTGCGAGCGCTTCAAGTGCCGTGGCTACAGCACCTACGACGAGATGCTAGCCAAGGAGACGCTGGATATCTCCGCGCCTGTCCTGCCGGTAAAGGCAAACCCCGGCGCGGTCATCGCCTCGGCGAGGGCGGGCGTCAAGGGAATCTTCTGCGAGAAGCCCCTCGCCGCAACCCTGAAGGATGCCGACGCGATGGTGGAGGAGTGCCGCAAGCGCGGCATACCCCTGGCGGCGGGCCTCGTCATATCCAGTCACTTAGACTACCGCAAGGCATACAGGATGGCGGCGGACGGCACGATCGGGAGGGTCCTACGCATCAACCTCTACGAGCAGAACCACCAGGTCGGCACGCACGGCCTGAACCTCGTCCGCAAGTTCGCCGGCAAGTCGGAGGTGGACTACGTCATCGGCATCGTCGAGAACGATCCGCACTCCGACTACGAGGAGGCCTATGAGAAGGACGCCTCCTGGTACGGCAGCATCGGCGGCTACATCAAGTTCAAGAACGGCGTCGAGTGCTTCAGCTCGTGGACGGGTCCGAAGTGGCGCGGCATTGAGGTCATCGGCGAGAAAGGGATGATCTACAACTGGAACAACACCTCCCTGGGTCTGCGCCTCTTGAAGACCCCGGAAGCGAAAGACCGCGGAGACCATCCGGAGATGGTAGAGGTCGCCGGCGTATTCAAGCCCCGCACGCCCGAGCATGAGTGGGACGAAGAGGGCTGGCGGCTTCCCGGCGAGCCCGTCGTGGAGACCTTCGACGCGCTTGTAGAAGCGATCGACAAACGCACCGCCGACCTGGACATCACCACCGGCGATGACCTCCGCCATGCCCTTGAGATCGCTGTAGCGCTCCGGGAATCCGCGCGCCATGGTAGCGTTCCCGTAAAGCTGCCGATAGCGGACCGCAGCCAGGCGATGTACCCGGAAAAGTGGCGCTGGCACTACAAGAAGGACGTCTACGGCGCGGAGTGGTACCGCGAGCAGATGCAGACGCATATCAGGAAGTAG
- a CDS encoding Gfo/Idh/MocA family oxidoreductase, whose amino-acid sequence MVTIPPKKAPVYRVALIGGGRQGTVHARAYQLHPRTEVVAVADTDPENLKLFCERFSCKGYATWDEMFRHEKIDISAPNLPVRANPGAVIASAKAGVRAVFSEKPLAGTLADADAMVEACAARNIPFAAGLVASSHPDYQKAYAMAASGEIGEIVRINLFENNKQVGTHGLNIVRKFANKSEVDFVIGWVSGDARADQEDDFGDGKAGFGAVGGYIRFKNGIECFSGYQPGENKQQWRSGVEVVGTCGVIFNANNTALTLRLYRAKSAAPPKSWDDLEEVKGAFQYRDTPENTWDGEGWRNPGPVLTTSIDQVVAAIDTGKPLGMTTGDDLRHSLEIAIALRESARNGHAPVKLPIKDRSIVMLPQRSRWFYKKEVHGEQWYREAMQTHIRPVKK is encoded by the coding sequence ATCGTGACGATCCCACCCAAGAAGGCCCCCGTTTACCGCGTCGCCCTCATCGGCGGCGGCAGGCAAGGCACCGTGCACGCGCGGGCCTACCAGCTTCACCCCCGCACGGAGGTTGTGGCGGTGGCGGACACCGACCCGGAGAACCTGAAGCTTTTCTGCGAGCGCTTCAGCTGCAAGGGCTATGCGACGTGGGACGAGATGTTCAGGCACGAGAAGATCGACATCTCCGCCCCTAACCTGCCCGTCCGTGCGAATCCCGGCGCGGTAATTGCCTCGGCGAAAGCCGGCGTGCGAGCGGTCTTCTCCGAGAAGCCGCTTGCCGGCACGCTGGCGGACGCCGACGCGATGGTGGAGGCCTGCGCTGCCCGCAACATCCCCTTCGCCGCGGGGCTCGTCGCCTCCAGCCACCCGGACTACCAGAAGGCCTACGCGATGGCCGCCTCGGGCGAGATAGGCGAGATCGTCCGCATCAATCTCTTTGAGAACAACAAGCAGGTCGGGACACACGGACTGAACATCGTCCGTAAGTTCGCCAACAAGTCGGAAGTAGACTTCGTCATCGGTTGGGTCAGCGGCGATGCCAGGGCCGACCAGGAGGACGACTTCGGTGACGGAAAGGCCGGATTCGGCGCCGTCGGTGGGTACATCCGTTTCAAGAACGGAATCGAGTGCTTCAGCGGCTACCAGCCCGGAGAGAACAAGCAGCAGTGGCGGTCGGGCGTCGAGGTAGTCGGCACATGCGGAGTCATCTTCAACGCCAACAACACCGCGCTCACGCTCCGCCTGTACAGGGCCAAGAGCGCGGCGCCCCCGAAGTCGTGGGACGATCTCGAAGAGGTGAAGGGCGCGTTCCAGTACCGGGACACCCCGGAGAACACCTGGGACGGCGAGGGTTGGCGCAACCCCGGCCCGGTATTGACCACCTCCATCGACCAGGTGGTCGCGGCGATAGACACCGGCAAGCCGCTAGGGATGACGACCGGCGACGATCTGCGCCATTCGCTTGAAATCGCCATTGCCCTCCGAGAGTCCGCCCGGAACGGCCACGCGCCGGTCAAGCTGCCCATAAAGGACCGCAGCATCGTCATGCTCCCCCAGCGCAGCCGCTGGTTCTACAAGAAAGAGGTCCACGGCGAGCAGTGGTACCGCGAGGCAATGCAGACGCATATCAGGCCGGTCAAGAAGTAG
- a CDS encoding Gfo/Idh/MocA family oxidoreductase yields MPVEKRKETYRVGMIGCGGKGTGHARTYQTHPATEVVAGCDPDPEQLERFCRAFKVPGYTNYEEMLRKERIDIAAPILPVSANPDVVVGCTRFPSVKGIQSEKPLAASLADADRMVQACRDRGIKFAAGDMDRNIHNYWDAKKLIDEGAIGEVKSIHILYGSGLEISGGGCQFLSLARLFASDADVDWVIGWMAKDPWSDYDQGAAGYIRFANGIECFMTRTANPKNGVEVLGTQGALHSDIYRIQMWRLPAERRGESVAAVGMANREKITAGFLDVNIWPRAGEHDEEGWAIYPRNYNTVQSLVDALDKNIEPRSSGDNGRKVLEIGIGLRESHRSGMTPVHLPLSDRSLRMMPYWDRMYARKEQMGRERYYKGINYQWKGFEQPAVGS; encoded by the coding sequence ATGCCCGTAGAGAAGCGCAAGGAGACCTATCGGGTAGGAATGATCGGTTGCGGCGGTAAGGGCACCGGACATGCCAGGACGTACCAGACGCACCCCGCAACGGAGGTTGTCGCCGGCTGCGACCCCGACCCCGAGCAGCTCGAGCGCTTTTGCAGGGCGTTCAAGGTCCCTGGTTATACGAACTACGAGGAGATGCTCCGCAAAGAACGGATAGACATTGCGGCGCCCATCCTGCCGGTTAGCGCAAACCCGGATGTCGTTGTCGGCTGCACCCGGTTCCCATCGGTAAAGGGGATCCAGTCCGAAAAACCGCTGGCGGCCTCGCTGGCAGACGCAGACCGCATGGTGCAGGCGTGCCGGGACCGCGGCATCAAGTTCGCGGCGGGCGATATGGACCGTAACATTCACAATTACTGGGATGCGAAGAAGCTCATAGATGAGGGCGCGATCGGCGAGGTCAAGTCCATCCACATCCTGTATGGCAGCGGGCTGGAGATCTCCGGCGGCGGGTGCCAGTTCCTGAGCCTTGCGCGGCTCTTCGCAAGCGACGCCGACGTGGACTGGGTGATCGGCTGGATGGCGAAAGACCCGTGGAGCGACTATGACCAGGGCGCGGCCGGGTACATCCGCTTCGCGAACGGCATAGAGTGCTTTATGACGCGCACGGCCAATCCGAAGAACGGCGTTGAGGTGCTCGGCACCCAGGGAGCGCTCCACAGCGATATATACCGCATACAGATGTGGAGGCTGCCGGCCGAGCGGCGCGGCGAGTCGGTTGCCGCCGTGGGGATGGCGAACCGTGAGAAGATCACCGCCGGCTTCCTGGACGTCAATATCTGGCCGCGCGCCGGCGAGCACGACGAGGAAGGCTGGGCGATCTACCCCCGCAACTACAACACCGTTCAGTCGCTCGTGGACGCGCTGGACAAGAATATCGAGCCGCGCTCCAGCGGCGACAACGGCCGCAAGGTGCTGGAGATCGGCATCGGCCTGCGGGAGTCGCACCGTAGCGGAATGACCCCCGTACACTTACCGCTCTCGGACCGCAGCCTGCGCATGATGCCGTACTGGGACCGGATGTACGCCCGCAAAGAGCAGATGGGCCGCGAACGGTACTACAAGGGCATCAACTACCAGTGGAAGGGGTTTGAGCAGCCGGCAGTCGGCAGTTAG
- a CDS encoding exo-alpha-sialidase: MPKLKLLSDGILYRNPSPGLRAECAFLPNIVPISTTEAICVYRLGQAFYSVDGRLAVVRTKDGGKTWEKDGSLWDPRKDKKEYSYTAPHVWRMKDGTMVLVGFRVDYSDPDLPQFNPKTGGARASENFFQRSTDNGKTWSAPELYDSPFGGYESSPSSIIELNDGTWWMALEEWKHWDDTGPLHIKGYYVLSKDKGKTWSKPVAFPSAASKDTMYSHTRYTKMLDGRVAGLQWTQEVGTNKDKDLHLTISDVTGTKWSTPQPTGIKAQTSWLADMGNGVLAAVYTDREGMKPGINVILSADGGKTWDMENKVMVWDAVGQQYLGVVQKPSYPASHDNIAFGKPNAARMPNGELIVSWWCTQACVTHARFARLAVE; encoded by the coding sequence ATGCCAAAGCTCAAGCTCCTTTCGGACGGCATCCTTTATCGAAATCCATCGCCCGGACTGAGGGCCGAGTGCGCGTTCCTGCCCAACATCGTTCCCATATCGACTACCGAGGCGATCTGCGTCTACCGCCTCGGCCAGGCCTTCTACTCGGTAGACGGCCGGCTCGCAGTCGTAAGGACTAAGGACGGAGGCAAGACGTGGGAGAAGGACGGGTCCCTCTGGGACCCGCGCAAGGACAAGAAGGAGTACAGCTACACCGCCCCCCATGTGTGGCGCATGAAGGACGGCACGATGGTCCTCGTGGGCTTCCGGGTCGACTACTCCGATCCGGACCTGCCGCAGTTCAACCCCAAGACCGGCGGCGCAAGGGCCTCAGAGAACTTCTTCCAGCGTTCCACCGACAACGGTAAGACGTGGTCGGCCCCGGAGCTCTACGACTCCCCATTCGGCGGCTACGAGAGCTCGCCATCCAGCATCATTGAGCTGAACGACGGCACGTGGTGGATGGCGCTCGAGGAGTGGAAGCACTGGGACGATACCGGCCCGCTGCACATCAAGGGCTACTACGTGCTTTCAAAGGACAAGGGCAAGACATGGTCGAAGCCGGTCGCATTCCCCAGCGCGGCGTCAAAGGACACCATGTACTCGCACACGCGCTATACGAAGATGCTGGACGGCCGCGTCGCCGGGCTACAGTGGACGCAGGAAGTCGGAACGAATAAGGACAAAGACCTGCACTTGACGATCTCGGACGTCACAGGCACGAAGTGGAGCACGCCCCAGCCGACGGGCATCAAGGCCCAGACGAGCTGGCTGGCGGATATGGGCAACGGCGTGCTTGCCGCTGTCTACACCGATCGCGAAGGGATGAAGCCGGGCATCAACGTCATACTCTCCGCCGATGGCGGCAAGACCTGGGACATGGAAAACAAGGTCATGGTCTGGGACGCCGTCGGCCAGCAGTACCTTGGGGTGGTCCAGAAGCCTTCGTACCCCGCGAGCCACGACAACATCGCGTTCGGCAAGCCGAACGCCGCGCGCATGCCCAACGGGGAGCTCATCGTCTCCTGGTGGTGCACACAGGCATGCGTGACGCACGCGCGCTTCGCCCGCCTGGCTGTGGAGTAA